In Rutidosis leptorrhynchoides isolate AG116_Rl617_1_P2 chromosome 2, CSIRO_AGI_Rlap_v1, whole genome shotgun sequence, one genomic interval encodes:
- the LOC139888395 gene encoding uncharacterized protein, with translation MKGKWSNVDVDTFIINVYSPILLGDKQRLWTRLIQFMNDKSGAFILMGDFNEVCYEEDRFGCVFNVSVAAAFNNFIREDNIHDMVMVEDRLGPIASPLLLHVEHRDFGPKPFKLFSSWMLREGFGDLLASTWRSDEVGISDFLTKMRFINAKLKVWVVDRRSVETRRCNDLKSCLQVINTLMDNKCASLEELYERTNVIKVLNEIEKMEEMDTCQKSRIKSDVKGDEYAKLFHTILNNKRKYQAIMGSWLTECGLLVHLKSSGFLGFLFMKVTDFSPSLNVILPSSASTNIWAVAMEDRPKMRRTFESSSTSMTTNQLQNSN, from the exons ATGAAAGGAAAATGGTCGAATGTAGATGTTGACACGTTTATCATAAATGTTTATAGTCCCATACTGTTAGGAGATAAACAACGCTTATGGACCAGACTAATTCAGTTTATGAATGATAAGTCTGGTGCTTTCATTCTGATGGGAGATTTTAATGAAGTTTGTTATGAAGAGGATAGATTCGGGTGTGTGTTTAACGTGAGTGTTGCTGCCGCGTTTAATAACTTCATAAGGGAGGACAATATTCATGACATGGTTATGGTGGAAGACA GGCTTGGTCCGATCGCGTCCCCCCTTCTTCTTCATGTTGAGCATAGGGATTTTGGTCCTAAGCCTTTTAAATTATTCTCATCTTGGATGCTTCGAGAAGGTTTTGGTGATTTGTTAGCTTCTACATGGCGATCTGATGAAGTCGGCATTTCTGATTTTTTAACTAAGATGCGCTTTATAAACGCAAAGTTAAAGGTTTGGGTGGTGGATAGAAGGTCTGTTGAAACAAGGAGATGTAATGACCTTAAATCTTGTTTGCAAGTGATCAATACATTGATGGATAACAAGTGTGCCTCTCTTGAGGAGTTATATGAGAGGACAAATGTTATCAAAGTGTTAAATGAAATCGAGAAAATGGAAGAGATGGATACTTGTCAAAAATCGAGAATTAAATCAGACGTGAAGGGTGACGAATATGCAAAATTATTTCACAccattttaaataataaaaggaagTATCAAGCGATAATGGGATCTTGGTTAACGGAGTGTGGATTACTAGTCCATCTCAAATCAA GTGGGTTCTTAGGCTTCTTATTCATGAAGGTGACCGATTTTTCGCCTTCTCTCAATGTGATCTTACCCTCTTCAGCATCAACTAACATATGGGCAGTAGCTATGGAAGATCGTCCTAAAATGAGAAGGACATTCGAGTCCTCCTCGACATCCATGACGACAAATCAACTACAAAACTCAAATTAG